The Sesamum indicum cultivar Zhongzhi No. 13 linkage group LG6, S_indicum_v1.0, whole genome shotgun sequence genome has a segment encoding these proteins:
- the LOC105164239 gene encoding BAG family molecular chaperone regulator 3 (The sequence of the model RefSeq protein was modified relative to this genomic sequence to represent the inferred CDS: added 24 bases not found in genome assembly) — protein sequence MMNKDHHHMFRMKSDGKGFSSPPAKAAAGGWEVRPGGMLVQRRSSDSNQNSGHVPNIKVRVKYGSSYHEVSISSQASFGELKKMLSGPTGLHTQDQKLIFKEKERDSKAFLDLVGVKDGSKILLVEDELSRERRCLEMRRNAVMEKASKEIAAIRFEVDKLAKQVASIELEINGGKKVVETVLLNLIELLMTQLIKLDGISADGDVKLQRRMQVKRVQKYIETLDVLKMRNSGLGKVHLQQQHQILTGPKIYQKQQEQRKQVNNFTERVNPGPVVVTTKWETF from the exons atgatgaataaAGACCACCACCATATGTTCAGAATGAAGTCTGATGGTAAAGGGTTCTCATCGCCGCCGGCAAAGGCCGCCGCCGGAGGGTGGGAGGTCAGGCCTGGAGGGATGTTGGTTCAGAGACGAAGTTCGGATTCCAATCAGAATTCAGGTCATGTTCCCAACATCAAAGTCAGAGTGAAATATGGGTCATCTTATCATGAAGTTTCCATCAGTTCCCAAGCCagttttg GGGAGTTGAAGAAAATGCTGTCGGGGCCGACGGGGCTGCACACGCAGGATCAGAAGCTGATTTTCAAGGAAAAGGAGAGGGATTCGAaggcttttcttgatttggttGGGGTGAAAGATGGATCGAAGATTTTGTTGGTTGAAGATGAACTGAGCAGGGAGCGAAGGTGTTTGGAGATGCGC TCTAAAGAGATTGCAGCTATTAGATTTGAGGTTGACAAGCTCGCAAAACAG GTGGCATCTATTGAATTGGAAATTAATGGAGGGAAGAAAGTTGTGGAGACAGTTCTACTCAACTTGATTGAACTGCTGATGACACAGCTAATAAAGTTGGATGGAATTTCAGCTGATGGAGATGTGAAGTTGCAGAGGAGAATGCAG GTGAAAAGGGTGCAGAAGTACATTGAAACTCTTGATGTGCTGAAGATGAGGAATTCTGGGCTAGGCAAAGTGCATTTACAGCAGCAACACCAGATTCTTACTGGGCCCAAAATTTACCAGAAGCAGCAAGAACAGAGGAAGCAGGTGAATAATTTTACTGAGAGGGTGAATCCAGGGCCTGTAGTGGTAACAACGAAGTGGGAAACATTCTGA
- the LOC105164146 gene encoding transportin-1-like isoform X2: protein MASGAGGGEASTWQPQEDGLREICGLLEQQMAPTSDDKSMIWQRLQHYSQFPDFNNYLAFILARAEGKSVEVRQAAGLLLKNNLRTALKTMPPSNQQYIKSELLPCMGAADRQIRSTAGTIISTFVQIGGVGGWPELLHALVKCLDSNDVSHMEGAMDALSKICEDAPQVLDSDIPGLSERPINAFLPRFLQLFQSPHTTLRKLSLGSVNQYIMLMPTVLYLSMDKYLQGLFVLANDPSPEVRKLVCAAFVQLIEVRSAVLEPHLRNVIEYMLLVNKDTDEEVALEACEFWSAYCEAELPPENLREFLPRLIPILLSNMAYADDDESLLEAEEDGSLPDRDQDLKPRFHSSRFHGSEDVEDDDDDIVNVWNLRKCSAAALDFLSNVFGDEILPTLMPIVQAKLSSTGDEAWKDREAAVLALGAIGEGCINGLYPHLSEIVAFLIPLLDDKFPLIRSISCWTLSRFSKYIVQGISHKEGHDQFDKILMGLLRRILDDNKRVQEAACSAFATLEEEAAEELGPRLDIILQHLMCAFGKYQRRNLRIVYDAIGTLADAVGGELNQPKYLEILMPPLIAKWQQLSNSDKDLFPLLECFTSIAQALGTGFSQFAQPVFQRCINIIQTQQLAKVDPVSAGAQYDKEFIVCSLDLLSGLAEGLGPGLESLVSQSSLRDLLLQCCMDDAYDVRQSAFALLGDLARVCPVHLHSRLPEFLDVAAKQLNTAKLKDTVSVANNACWAIGELAIKVHKEMSPVVLMVVSCLVPILQRPEGLNKSLIENSAITLGRLAWVCPELVSPHMEHFMQPWCIALSMIRDDIEKEDAFRGLCAMVRTNPSGALNSLVFMCKAIASWHEIRSEDLHNEVCQILHGYKQMLKNGAWEQCMSALEPPVKDRLLKYQVQ, encoded by the exons ATGGCGTCGGGTGCTGGCGGTGGCGAAGCGTCGACGTGGCAGCCGCAGGAGGATGGTCTGAGGGAGATCTGTGGGCTTCTGGAGCAGCAGATGGCTCCCACCTCCGATGACAAGTCGATGATTTGGCAGAGGCTGCAACACTACTCTCAGTTCCCCGATTTCAATAACTACCTAGCCTTCATTTTAGCGCGGGCTGag GGAAAATCAGTGGAGGTAAGACAAGCAGCAGGGTTGCTTTTGAAAAACAACCTTAGAACTGCATTGAAAACCATGCCACCATCAAACCAACAATACATAAAATCGGAATTGTTACCTTGTATGGGAGCGGCAGATAGGCAAATTAGATCTACAGCTGGGACCATCATTAGTACTTTTGTTCAGATTGGAGGAGTTGGGGGATGGCCTGAATTACTACATGCACTTGTGAAGTGCTTGGATAGTAATGATGTCAGTCACATGGAAGGTGCTATGGATGCATTGTCGAAG ATTTGTGAAGATGCACCCCAAGTTCTTGATTCTGATATTCCTGGGTTATCTGAACGACCTATTAATGCGTTTCTTCCAAGATTCCTACAG CTCTTCCAGTCTCCGCATACTACACTAAGAAAGCTTTCATTGGGTTCGGTGAATCAGTATATTATGCTAATGCCTACT GTTCTATATTTGTCTATGGATAAATACTTGCAAGGATTGTTTGTTCTTGCCAATGATCCTTCTCCAGAGGTTCGGAAGTTG GTATGTGCTGCATTTGTTCAACTAATTGAAGTGCGTTCTGCTGTCTTGGAG CCACATCTAAGGAATGTAATCGAATATATGTTGCTAGTCAACAAGGATACTGACGAGGAAGTGGCTCTCGAAGCCTGTGAATTCTG GTCCGCTTACTGCGAAGCTGAATTGCCACCTGAAAACTTGAGAGAATTTTTACCGCGTCTAATACCA ATTTTGCTATCAAACATGGCGTATGCTGACGATGATGAATCTCTTCTAGAAGCTGAG GAGGATGGATCTCTTCCAGATCGAGATCAG GATCTGAAGCCTCGTTTTCATTCTTCACGGTTTCATGGATCGGAGGACGTTGAAGATGAT GATGATGACATTGTGAATGTTTGGAATTTACGTAAATGCAGTGCAGCTGCTCTggattttctttcaaatgttTTTGGGGATGAGATTTTGCCCACCTTGATGCCTATTGTCCAG GCAAAGTTATCATCTACGGGTGATGAAGCTTGGAAAGACAGGGAAGCTGCAGTTTTAGCACTTGGTGCCATAGGCGAGGGTTGCATTAATGGCCTCTATCCTCATTTGTCTGAG ATTGTTGCATTTCTTATTCCACTGTTAGATGACAAGTTTCCTTTAATAAGAAGCATATCTTGTTGGACGCTTTCACGTTTCAGCAAATATATTGTTCAG GGTATTTCGCATAAAGAAGGTCATGATCAATTTGACAAAATTCTTATGGGGCTGTTACGAAGAATATTGGATGATAATAAGCGGGTGCAAGAGGCTGCTTGTTCAGCATTTGCTACCCTTGAAGAG GAGGCTGCAGAAGAGTTGGGACCACGACTGGATATCATATTGCAACATTTGATGTGTGCATTTGGGAAATACCAG AGGCGGAACCTTAGAATTGTATATGATGCTATTGGAACATTAGCAGATGCTGTTGGAGGGGAACTGAATCAG CCAAAATATCTTGAAATCTTGATGCCCCCATTGATCGCGAAGTGGCAGCAACTTTCAAACTCTGACAAAGATCTTTTTCCgcttttggaatgttttaCATCAATAGCACAG GCACTGGGTACTGGATTTTCACAGTTTGCTCAGCCGGTGTTCCAGAGGTGCATAAACATCATCCAGACTCAACAGTTGGCAAAG GTTGATCCTGTTTCGGCTGGGGCGCAGTATGATAAAGAGTTCATTGTTTGCTCCTTGGATCTTCTCTCTGGACTTGCTGAGGGTCTTGGCCCTGGATTAGAGAGTTTG GTTTCACAAAGTAGTTTAAGAGATTTGCTGCTGCAATGTTGTATGGATGATGCATATGACGTCCGACAAAGTGCTTTTGCGCTGCTTGGGGACCTTGCTAGA GTTTGTCCAGTGCATTTGCATTCCCGTTTACCTGAATTTCTGGACGTTGCTGCCAAgcaattg AACACCGCAAAGCTGAAGGACACTGTGTCTGTTGCCAATAATGCATGCTGGGCTATCGGAGAACTCGCAATAAAG gTTCACAAGGAGATGTCTCCAGTAGTTCTTATGGTAGTCTCATGCTTGGTCCCAATACTTCAACGTCCAGAG GGCCTGAACAAATCACTCATAGAAAATAGTGCCATTACACTTGGAAGACTTGCTTGGGTTTGCCCAGAGCTTGTCTCACCACATATGGAACATTTCATGCAGCCATGGTGTATTGCTTTATCCAT GATACGTGATGATATAGAGAAAGAAGATGCTTTCAGAGGTTTATGTGCAATG GTCAGAACCAACCCATCAGGGGCTTTAAATTCTCTTGTTTTCATGTGCAAGGCTATTGCAAGTTGGCAT GAAATAAGGAGTGAGGACCTACACAATGAAGTTTGCCAAATATTGCACGGATACAAGCAA ATGCTAAAGAATGGAGCATGGGAACAATGCATGTCTGCCTTGGAGCCACCTGTTAAGGATAGGCTGTTGAAGTATCAAGTGCAGTAA
- the LOC105164146 gene encoding transportin-1-like isoform X1, producing MASGAGGGEASTWQPQEDGLREICGLLEQQMAPTSDDKSMIWQRLQHYSQFPDFNNYLAFILARAEGKSVEVRQAAGLLLKNNLRTALKTMPPSNQQYIKSELLPCMGAADRQIRSTAGTIISTFVQIGGVGGWPELLHALVKCLDSNDVSHMEGAMDALSKICEDAPQVLDSDIPGLSERPINAFLPRFLQLFQSPHTTLRKLSLGSVNQYIMLMPTVLYLSMDKYLQGLFVLANDPSPEVRKLVCAAFVQLIEVRSAVLEPHLRNVIEYMLLVNKDTDEEVALEACEFWSAYCEAELPPENLREFLPRLIPILLSNMAYADDDESLLEAEEDGSLPDRDQDLKPRFHSSRFHGSEDVEDDDDDIVNVWNLRKCSAAALDFLSNVFGDEILPTLMPIVQAKLSSTGDEAWKDREAAVLALGAIGEGCINGLYPHLSEIVAFLIPLLDDKFPLIRSISCWTLSRFSKYIVQGISHKEGHDQFDKILMGLLRRILDDNKRVQEAACSAFATLEEYMQEAAEELGPRLDIILQHLMCAFGKYQRRNLRIVYDAIGTLADAVGGELNQPKYLEILMPPLIAKWQQLSNSDKDLFPLLECFTSIAQALGTGFSQFAQPVFQRCINIIQTQQLAKVDPVSAGAQYDKEFIVCSLDLLSGLAEGLGPGLESLVSQSSLRDLLLQCCMDDAYDVRQSAFALLGDLARVCPVHLHSRLPEFLDVAAKQLNTAKLKDTVSVANNACWAIGELAIKVHKEMSPVVLMVVSCLVPILQRPEGLNKSLIENSAITLGRLAWVCPELVSPHMEHFMQPWCIALSMIRDDIEKEDAFRGLCAMVRTNPSGALNSLVFMCKAIASWHEIRSEDLHNEVCQILHGYKQMLKNGAWEQCMSALEPPVKDRLLKYQVQ from the exons ATGGCGTCGGGTGCTGGCGGTGGCGAAGCGTCGACGTGGCAGCCGCAGGAGGATGGTCTGAGGGAGATCTGTGGGCTTCTGGAGCAGCAGATGGCTCCCACCTCCGATGACAAGTCGATGATTTGGCAGAGGCTGCAACACTACTCTCAGTTCCCCGATTTCAATAACTACCTAGCCTTCATTTTAGCGCGGGCTGag GGAAAATCAGTGGAGGTAAGACAAGCAGCAGGGTTGCTTTTGAAAAACAACCTTAGAACTGCATTGAAAACCATGCCACCATCAAACCAACAATACATAAAATCGGAATTGTTACCTTGTATGGGAGCGGCAGATAGGCAAATTAGATCTACAGCTGGGACCATCATTAGTACTTTTGTTCAGATTGGAGGAGTTGGGGGATGGCCTGAATTACTACATGCACTTGTGAAGTGCTTGGATAGTAATGATGTCAGTCACATGGAAGGTGCTATGGATGCATTGTCGAAG ATTTGTGAAGATGCACCCCAAGTTCTTGATTCTGATATTCCTGGGTTATCTGAACGACCTATTAATGCGTTTCTTCCAAGATTCCTACAG CTCTTCCAGTCTCCGCATACTACACTAAGAAAGCTTTCATTGGGTTCGGTGAATCAGTATATTATGCTAATGCCTACT GTTCTATATTTGTCTATGGATAAATACTTGCAAGGATTGTTTGTTCTTGCCAATGATCCTTCTCCAGAGGTTCGGAAGTTG GTATGTGCTGCATTTGTTCAACTAATTGAAGTGCGTTCTGCTGTCTTGGAG CCACATCTAAGGAATGTAATCGAATATATGTTGCTAGTCAACAAGGATACTGACGAGGAAGTGGCTCTCGAAGCCTGTGAATTCTG GTCCGCTTACTGCGAAGCTGAATTGCCACCTGAAAACTTGAGAGAATTTTTACCGCGTCTAATACCA ATTTTGCTATCAAACATGGCGTATGCTGACGATGATGAATCTCTTCTAGAAGCTGAG GAGGATGGATCTCTTCCAGATCGAGATCAG GATCTGAAGCCTCGTTTTCATTCTTCACGGTTTCATGGATCGGAGGACGTTGAAGATGAT GATGATGACATTGTGAATGTTTGGAATTTACGTAAATGCAGTGCAGCTGCTCTggattttctttcaaatgttTTTGGGGATGAGATTTTGCCCACCTTGATGCCTATTGTCCAG GCAAAGTTATCATCTACGGGTGATGAAGCTTGGAAAGACAGGGAAGCTGCAGTTTTAGCACTTGGTGCCATAGGCGAGGGTTGCATTAATGGCCTCTATCCTCATTTGTCTGAG ATTGTTGCATTTCTTATTCCACTGTTAGATGACAAGTTTCCTTTAATAAGAAGCATATCTTGTTGGACGCTTTCACGTTTCAGCAAATATATTGTTCAG GGTATTTCGCATAAAGAAGGTCATGATCAATTTGACAAAATTCTTATGGGGCTGTTACGAAGAATATTGGATGATAATAAGCGGGTGCAAGAGGCTGCTTGTTCAGCATTTGCTACCCTTGAAGAG TATATGCAGGAGGCTGCAGAAGAGTTGGGACCACGACTGGATATCATATTGCAACATTTGATGTGTGCATTTGGGAAATACCAG AGGCGGAACCTTAGAATTGTATATGATGCTATTGGAACATTAGCAGATGCTGTTGGAGGGGAACTGAATCAG CCAAAATATCTTGAAATCTTGATGCCCCCATTGATCGCGAAGTGGCAGCAACTTTCAAACTCTGACAAAGATCTTTTTCCgcttttggaatgttttaCATCAATAGCACAG GCACTGGGTACTGGATTTTCACAGTTTGCTCAGCCGGTGTTCCAGAGGTGCATAAACATCATCCAGACTCAACAGTTGGCAAAG GTTGATCCTGTTTCGGCTGGGGCGCAGTATGATAAAGAGTTCATTGTTTGCTCCTTGGATCTTCTCTCTGGACTTGCTGAGGGTCTTGGCCCTGGATTAGAGAGTTTG GTTTCACAAAGTAGTTTAAGAGATTTGCTGCTGCAATGTTGTATGGATGATGCATATGACGTCCGACAAAGTGCTTTTGCGCTGCTTGGGGACCTTGCTAGA GTTTGTCCAGTGCATTTGCATTCCCGTTTACCTGAATTTCTGGACGTTGCTGCCAAgcaattg AACACCGCAAAGCTGAAGGACACTGTGTCTGTTGCCAATAATGCATGCTGGGCTATCGGAGAACTCGCAATAAAG gTTCACAAGGAGATGTCTCCAGTAGTTCTTATGGTAGTCTCATGCTTGGTCCCAATACTTCAACGTCCAGAG GGCCTGAACAAATCACTCATAGAAAATAGTGCCATTACACTTGGAAGACTTGCTTGGGTTTGCCCAGAGCTTGTCTCACCACATATGGAACATTTCATGCAGCCATGGTGTATTGCTTTATCCAT GATACGTGATGATATAGAGAAAGAAGATGCTTTCAGAGGTTTATGTGCAATG GTCAGAACCAACCCATCAGGGGCTTTAAATTCTCTTGTTTTCATGTGCAAGGCTATTGCAAGTTGGCAT GAAATAAGGAGTGAGGACCTACACAATGAAGTTTGCCAAATATTGCACGGATACAAGCAA ATGCTAAAGAATGGAGCATGGGAACAATGCATGTCTGCCTTGGAGCCACCTGTTAAGGATAGGCTGTTGAAGTATCAAGTGCAGTAA